In Rhizobiales bacterium NRL2, a genomic segment contains:
- a CDS encoding coenzyme F420-0:L-glutamate ligase, whose amino-acid sequence MPQRLEVIGLSGLPEVRAGDDLPALLREAAGAAGGFADGDVLVIAQKIVSKAENRFVDLRAVSPGERAIRIARHCDKDPRQVEVILSESTEILRHRPGVLIVRHRLGHVLANAGIDASNVPQRDGSEFVLLLPRDPDASAEAIRRRAGARIGVVINDSPGRAWRAGSVGIAIGCAGVKTVADLRGQTDRDGRTMQASELAIADELAAAASIVMGQAAEGVPAAIVRGAGDMLGEGRAADLVRDRDMDLFR is encoded by the coding sequence ATGCCGCAGCGCCTCGAGGTCATCGGTCTGTCCGGGCTGCCGGAGGTCCGGGCGGGCGACGACCTGCCTGCACTGCTGCGTGAGGCCGCCGGCGCGGCTGGCGGGTTCGCCGACGGCGATGTCCTCGTCATCGCGCAGAAGATCGTCTCGAAGGCCGAGAACCGCTTCGTCGACCTGCGCGCTGTCTCGCCGGGCGAACGGGCGATCCGCATCGCACGCCACTGCGACAAGGATCCGAGGCAGGTCGAGGTCATCCTGTCCGAAAGCACGGAGATCCTGCGCCACCGGCCCGGCGTCCTGATCGTGCGCCACAGGCTGGGCCATGTGCTCGCCAATGCCGGTATCGACGCATCCAACGTCCCCCAGCGGGACGGTTCCGAGTTCGTCCTGCTGCTGCCCCGCGACCCGGACGCGAGCGCCGAGGCAATCCGCCGACGCGCCGGCGCCCGGATCGGCGTCGTCATCAACGACAGTCCGGGCCGCGCCTGGCGCGCCGGCTCGGTCGGCATCGCCATCGGCTGCGCCGGCGTGAAGACGGTCGCCGACCTGCGCGGACAGACCGACCGCGACGGCCGGACGATGCAGGCGAGCGAACTCGCCATCGCCGACGAACTCGCCGCCGCGGCCTCCATCGTCATGGGCCAGGCCGCCGAGGGTGTGCCGGCCGCGATCGTCCGTGGCGCGGGCGACATGCTGGGCGAGGGCCGCGCCGCCGACCTGGTCCGCGACCGGGATATGGACCTGTTCCGATGA
- a CDS encoding TIGR03032 family protein, producing the protein MTPSRQFPNWLAEQGVSLAFTTYQAGKLFLIGLNADGRLSIFERTFNRCMGLWTDSQTIWMSSLYQIWRMENVLPAGETYRGHDRLFVPQVGYTTGDIDVHDMAVDRDGRLVFAATLFGCLATLSESHSFKPLWKPPFLSKLAAEDRCHLNGLAMRDGRPRYVTAVSRSDVADGWRDRRTDGGVVVDVDSGEIVADGLSMPHSPRWHDDRLWLSNAGTGEFGYIDPKSGRFEPVTFCPGFLRGATIVGDFAVVGLSLPRENQAFTGLALDEKLKGADAEARCALYVIDLKSGDVVHWLRIEGVVQELYDVAALPGVRRPMAIGFMTDEIRRVLTVDDSDWPDRIENKGEKD; encoded by the coding sequence CTGACGCCGTCCAGACAGTTCCCCAACTGGCTCGCCGAACAGGGCGTCAGTCTGGCGTTCACGACCTATCAGGCGGGAAAGCTGTTTCTGATCGGCCTCAACGCGGACGGGCGGCTGTCGATCTTCGAACGCACCTTCAACCGCTGTATGGGGCTCTGGACGGACAGCCAGACGATCTGGATGAGTTCGCTCTACCAGATCTGGCGGATGGAGAACGTGCTCCCCGCCGGCGAGACCTATCGCGGCCATGACCGGCTGTTCGTGCCCCAGGTCGGCTACACTACCGGCGATATCGACGTCCATGACATGGCGGTCGACCGCGACGGGCGCCTGGTCTTCGCCGCAACGCTTTTCGGCTGTCTGGCGACACTCAGCGAAAGCCATTCCTTCAAGCCCCTCTGGAAGCCCCCCTTTCTCAGCAAGCTGGCGGCGGAGGACCGTTGCCATCTCAACGGCCTGGCGATGCGCGATGGCCGGCCCCGCTATGTCACGGCGGTCAGCCGCTCCGATGTCGCCGACGGCTGGCGCGACCGCCGCACGGATGGCGGCGTGGTCGTCGACGTCGACAGCGGCGAGATCGTCGCGGACGGCCTGTCGATGCCGCACAGCCCGCGCTGGCATGATGACCGGCTCTGGCTGTCCAATGCGGGAACCGGCGAGTTCGGGTATATCGACCCGAAGTCCGGCCGCTTCGAACCGGTGACGTTCTGTCCCGGCTTCCTGCGCGGCGCGACGATCGTCGGCGACTTCGCCGTGGTCGGCCTGAGCCTTCCGCGCGAGAACCAGGCCTTCACCGGCCTCGCCCTGGACGAGAAACTGAAGGGCGCGGATGCCGAAGCCCGCTGCGCGCTCTATGTCATCGACCTGAAGAGTGGCGACGTGGTGCACTGGCTGCGCATCGAGGGCGTGGTCCAGGAACTCTACGACGTGGCGGCACTGCCCGGCGTGCGGCGGCCCATGGCGATCGGATTCATGACCGACGAGATCCGGCGGGTACTCACGGTCGACGACAGTGACTGGCCGGACCGGATCGAGAACAAGGGGGAGAAGGACTGA
- a CDS encoding cystathionine beta-lyase: MKQDTKIVSAGRDPEANLGIVNPPVYHTSTILQPSLGEMRRKGEARARGESVTMYGRIGHPTSLALEDAMAEIEGGHRCFAFPSGLAAIATALTAYVGSGDHVLVTDSVYRPTRSYCDGLLKRMGVETTYYDPLIGGGIADLIQENTKIVYVEAPGSQTFEMQDIPSIAKAAHAAGAIVMMDNTWATPLYFRPFEKGVDVSIHAGTKYIVGHSDAMLGLVTTTEAAWDPLRATAQMLGQCVGPDDVYLGLRGLRTLSVRLERHMKNGLEIARWLEERPEVDRVLHPGLPGHPGHDIWKRDFLGASGLFSIVLKEGHDDDALARMIDGYELFGLGASWGGYESLVISQKPEQYRTATPWRGPGPLVRYHIGLEDPDDLREDLSKGFARLGS; encoded by the coding sequence ATGAAGCAGGACACGAAGATCGTCAGCGCCGGACGCGATCCGGAGGCAAATCTGGGCATCGTTAATCCGCCCGTCTATCACACCTCCACGATCCTGCAGCCAAGTCTTGGAGAGATGCGCCGGAAGGGGGAAGCACGGGCCCGCGGCGAGTCAGTCACGATGTACGGACGCATCGGTCACCCCACCTCCCTGGCCCTCGAGGATGCGATGGCCGAGATCGAAGGCGGTCACCGCTGCTTCGCCTTTCCCTCCGGCCTCGCCGCGATCGCGACGGCGCTGACGGCCTATGTCGGGTCCGGCGATCACGTGCTGGTGACCGACAGCGTCTACCGTCCGACACGCAGCTATTGCGACGGGCTGCTGAAGCGGATGGGCGTGGAGACGACCTACTACGATCCGCTGATCGGCGGCGGCATCGCGGACCTGATCCAGGAAAACACGAAGATCGTCTATGTCGAGGCGCCGGGCTCCCAGACCTTCGAGATGCAGGACATTCCCTCCATCGCGAAGGCCGCCCACGCCGCCGGCGCCATCGTGATGATGGACAACACCTGGGCGACACCGCTCTATTTCCGGCCCTTCGAGAAGGGCGTCGACGTCTCGATCCATGCCGGCACCAAGTACATCGTCGGCCATTCGGACGCGATGCTGGGACTGGTCACCACGACAGAGGCGGCCTGGGATCCGCTGCGTGCGACGGCGCAGATGCTGGGTCAGTGCGTCGGCCCCGACGACGTCTATCTGGGCCTGCGGGGGCTGCGCACGCTGTCGGTCCGGCTGGAGCGCCACATGAAGAACGGCCTCGAGATCGCCCGCTGGCTGGAGGAACGACCTGAAGTGGACCGGGTGCTGCACCCCGGCCTGCCCGGCCATCCCGGCCATGACATCTGGAAGCGCGATTTCCTCGGCGCCTCGGGGCTGTTCTCCATCGTGCTGAAGGAAGGCCATGACGATGACGCCCTGGCCCGGATGATCGACGGCTACGAGCTGTTCGGACTGGGCGCGAGCTGGGGCGGCTACGAGAGCCTGGTGATCAGCCAGAAACCGGAGCAATACCGCACCGCCACCCCCTGGCGTGGCCCCGGCCCGCTGGTGCGCTACCATATAGGTCTTGAGGATCCGGACGACCTCAGGGAAGACCTGTCGAAAGGGTTTGCGCGGCTCGGGAGCTAG
- a CDS encoding amino acid ABC transporter permease — protein sequence MSVSADRPEEGFRFSQLIYDTRYRSYTIQIFALIVIMLAFAWLLNNAVVNLERLGKTFEFGFLWETASYDINQRLIDYDSTSTHGRAALVGILNTLLVAVLGCITATVVGVIAGVLRLSKNWLIARLMTVYIESFRNVPVLIWILIVVAAINETLPPPAAYRGEDGMSGYLWESVFLTNRGFYIPIPVFGEGSTVVVVGFLISCAAIWFFTRWARKRQDATGQIPPVFRINLALFFLPALLLYFIAGMPITLEDPVLRGFNFQGGIFMRDSLIGLWLALSIYTGAFVAEIVRAGILSVSKGQTEAAFALGLRPNRTMNLVILPQALRVIVPPLISQYLNLTKNSSLAIAVGYMDATGTLGGITLNQTGREMETMLLLMSFYLVVSLSISAVMNAYNERVKLRER from the coding sequence ATGTCCGTGAGCGCCGATCGGCCGGAAGAGGGGTTCCGGTTCAGCCAGCTCATCTACGACACGCGCTACAGATCCTACACGATCCAGATCTTTGCGCTCATCGTGATCATGCTGGCGTTCGCCTGGCTGTTGAACAACGCAGTGGTCAATCTCGAACGGCTGGGAAAGACGTTCGAGTTCGGCTTTCTGTGGGAGACAGCGTCCTATGACATCAACCAGCGCCTGATCGACTACGACTCGACCTCGACCCACGGCCGCGCTGCGCTGGTCGGCATTCTCAACACCCTGCTGGTCGCCGTCCTCGGCTGCATCACCGCGACCGTCGTCGGCGTGATCGCGGGCGTGCTCAGACTGTCGAAGAACTGGCTCATCGCGCGTCTGATGACCGTCTACATCGAGAGCTTCCGCAATGTGCCGGTGCTGATCTGGATCCTGATCGTCGTCGCCGCGATCAACGAGACCCTGCCGCCGCCCGCCGCCTATCGGGGCGAGGACGGGATGTCGGGTTATCTGTGGGAATCCGTGTTCCTGACCAACCGGGGCTTCTACATTCCCATCCCGGTCTTCGGGGAGGGGTCCACGGTCGTCGTCGTCGGTTTCCTGATTTCATGCGCCGCGATCTGGTTCTTCACCCGCTGGGCGCGCAAGAGACAGGACGCCACCGGCCAGATCCCGCCGGTGTTCCGCATCAACCTGGCGCTGTTCTTCCTGCCCGCGCTGCTGCTCTATTTCATCGCCGGCATGCCGATCACGCTGGAAGACCCGGTGCTGCGGGGCTTCAATTTCCAGGGCGGCATCTTCATGCGCGACAGCCTGATCGGGCTGTGGCTGGCGCTGTCGATCTATACCGGCGCCTTCGTCGCCGAGATCGTCAGGGCCGGCATCCTCTCCGTCAGCAAGGGCCAGACGGAGGCGGCGTTCGCCCTCGGCCTCAGGCCCAACCGGACCATGAACCTGGTCATCCTGCCCCAGGCGCTGAGGGTCATCGTCCCGCCGCTGATCAGCCAGTATCTGAACCTGACCAAGAACTCGTCGCTGGCCATCGCCGTGGGCTACATGGACGCGACCGGCACGCTGGGCGGCATCACGCTGAACCAGACCGGCCGCGAAATGGAGACCATGCTGTTGCTGATGTCCTTCTACCTGGTCGTTTCGCTCAGCATCTCTGCGGTGATGAACGCCTACAACGAGCGCGTGAAGCTGAGGGAGCGGTAG
- a CDS encoding molybdate ABC transporter substrate-binding protein encodes MICHAAPAAAADVTVFASASLEEVVEMLAESFEDRTGEKVGITLAGRSALTRQSRRGPSTDIIISADIQWLDRLEDGKAIMAPSRRVIAGNRLVLVARSDDADAAATIEAALSEGGRGMIAIADPSNAPGGQRAREALRELGLWDTLKARTAQAGDTREVIRFVQRRVARYGIAYHTDALAFEDIKEVAVFAEDLHDPIRYELALTFQGQALNRELSSRFVEHVLSPAGFEILAAAGFIPCPDGC; translated from the coding sequence ATGATCTGCCACGCCGCCCCGGCGGCGGCGGCGGACGTCACCGTCTTCGCTTCGGCCAGTCTGGAGGAAGTCGTCGAGATGCTGGCCGAATCCTTCGAAGACCGCACCGGCGAGAAGGTGGGCATCACCCTGGCCGGGCGTTCGGCGCTGACCCGCCAGTCCCGGCGCGGACCGTCCACCGACATCATCATCTCCGCCGACATCCAGTGGCTGGACCGACTGGAGGACGGCAAGGCCATCATGGCCCCGAGCCGCCGGGTGATCGCGGGAAACCGCCTGGTGCTGGTGGCGCGCTCCGACGACGCCGACGCGGCGGCAACCATCGAGGCCGCGTTGAGCGAGGGAGGCCGCGGCATGATTGCCATTGCCGACCCGTCCAACGCGCCGGGCGGACAACGCGCCCGCGAGGCGCTGCGGGAACTCGGGCTCTGGGACACGCTGAAAGCGCGCACGGCTCAGGCCGGCGACACCCGCGAGGTCATCCGCTTCGTGCAGCGCCGTGTGGCCCGTTACGGCATTGCCTATCACACCGATGCGCTGGCCTTCGAGGACATCAAGGAAGTCGCGGTCTTCGCAGAGGATCTGCACGACCCGATCCGCTATGAACTCGCGCTGACCTTCCAGGGTCAGGCGCTGAACCGTGAGCTGTCATCGCGCTTCGTGGAACATGTGCTGAGTCCGGCCGGCTTCGAAATCCTCGCCGCGGCGGGCTTCATTCCCTGCCCGGATGGCTGCTGA
- a CDS encoding 2-phospho-L-lactate transferase, translated as MSGPRMVYLSGGVGGAKLALGLSHLLPPERLTIVANTGDDFEHLGFPVCPDIDTLVYTLSGLANPALGWGRRDETSAFMETLRQLGGPDWFFLGDRDLAMHAERRRRAAEGHSLTEITAALAQALGVEHPILPMTDEPAPTIVETADGPLAFQDYFVRLRAEPAVTGFTLHGGHMVAPSQAVLDAIRDADQIVIGPSNPYISIDPILKLAGMDAALREASVPVAVISPIVGGKAIKGPTAKMMAELGRESSVAGVAAHYSALASVLVIDAADADQAAGLAELVPHVSVTNTVMRTLEDRVALARHVLGQQPW; from the coding sequence ATGAGCGGGCCGAGAATGGTCTATCTGTCGGGTGGCGTCGGCGGGGCCAAGCTCGCCCTGGGCCTCTCGCACCTGCTGCCGCCCGAACGGCTGACCATCGTCGCCAACACCGGCGACGATTTCGAGCATCTGGGCTTCCCCGTCTGTCCGGACATCGACACGCTGGTCTACACGCTTTCCGGTCTCGCCAATCCCGCTCTCGGCTGGGGACGGCGCGACGAGACCTCCGCCTTCATGGAAACCCTGCGCCAGCTTGGCGGGCCCGACTGGTTCTTTCTGGGCGACCGAGACCTTGCCATGCATGCCGAACGCCGCCGGCGTGCGGCCGAGGGGCATAGTCTGACCGAAATCACCGCAGCTCTGGCGCAGGCTCTGGGTGTCGAACATCCGATCCTGCCCATGACCGACGAGCCGGCGCCGACAATCGTCGAGACCGCCGACGGCCCCCTCGCCTTCCAGGACTATTTCGTTCGGTTGCGCGCGGAACCCGCCGTCACAGGCTTCACGCTGCACGGCGGGCATATGGTTGCGCCTTCGCAGGCTGTTCTCGATGCCATCCGGGACGCCGACCAGATCGTGATCGGGCCATCCAACCCCTATATCTCGATCGACCCGATCCTGAAGCTCGCCGGCATGGACGCGGCGTTGCGCGAAGCTTCGGTCCCGGTCGCGGTGATCTCCCCCATCGTCGGCGGCAAGGCGATCAAGGGGCCGACGGCGAAGATGATGGCCGAACTCGGTCGGGAATCCTCGGTGGCCGGCGTCGCGGCGCATTACAGCGCTCTGGCGTCCGTTCTCGTGATCGACGCGGCCGACGCGGATCAGGCTGCCGGACTGGCGGAACTCGTTCCCCACGTCTCGGTCACCAACACGGTCATGCGCACGCTGGAGGACCGGGTCGCGCTGGCGCGCCATGTCCTTGGCCAGCAGCCATGGTGA
- a CDS encoding NADPH-dependent F420 reductase gives MADRKPGIAVIGGSGDLGSGLALRWARAGYPVIIGSRTAEKAVAAADGIRERIPGAEASGMENSAAAAAGEIVVMTVPFSNHRPTLEAVRDAVQGKIFVDVTVPLVPPKVSRVQMPPEGSAGKLAQEILGPEVQVVSAFQNVAADHLADFEHDPDCDVLVAGNAVAAREQVVELVEACGMKGWHVGPIDNAAVAEALTSVLIFMNKRYKSTGAGIRITNIPEAD, from the coding sequence ATGGCGGACAGGAAACCAGGCATTGCGGTCATCGGCGGCTCCGGCGACCTGGGATCGGGACTGGCGCTGCGCTGGGCGCGCGCGGGCTATCCGGTGATCATCGGCTCGCGCACGGCGGAAAAGGCCGTGGCCGCGGCCGACGGGATCCGCGAGCGCATTCCCGGCGCGGAGGCTTCCGGGATGGAGAACAGCGCGGCGGCCGCCGCCGGCGAGATCGTCGTGATGACGGTCCCCTTCAGCAATCATCGCCCGACGCTCGAAGCCGTGCGCGACGCCGTGCAGGGCAAGATCTTCGTCGACGTGACCGTACCGCTGGTGCCGCCGAAGGTGAGCCGCGTGCAGATGCCGCCCGAGGGTTCCGCCGGCAAGCTGGCGCAGGAAATCCTTGGCCCCGAAGTGCAGGTGGTTTCCGCCTTCCAGAACGTGGCCGCCGACCACCTCGCCGATTTCGAACACGACCCCGATTGCGACGTCCTGGTGGCCGGCAACGCGGTTGCGGCGCGCGAGCAGGTGGTCGAACTGGTCGAGGCCTGCGGGATGAAGGGCTGGCACGTCGGCCCCATCGACAACGCCGCGGTCGCCGAAGCCCTGACGTCGGTGCTCATCTTCATGAACAAGCGCTACAAGAGCACGGGCGCCGGCATCCGCATCACCAATATTCCCGAGGCCGACTGA
- a CDS encoding amino acid ABC transporter substrate-binding protein: MKLKGAILAATAALAVSAAAQAATLDDVKNKGFVQCGVSTGLAGFAFTDANGNWDGFDVAFCRATAAAIFGDSEAIKFTPTTGKTRFTALASGEVDILYRNTTWTLSRDVDLKFTFLGVNYYDGQGFMTRKGLGVKSAKELDGATVCIQTGTTTELNLADFFRANNMSYEPVPIETNAEAQQKYLANACDVYTTDASGLAATRATFENPGEHIILPEIISKEPLGPLVRHGDSAWADVGRWVLNALIIAEEKGITKANVMEKAGGTEDPEVNRLLGTEGSYGAMLGLPNDWAVKAIAANGNYGEIFEKYVGESTPIGLSRGLNQLWTKGGILYAPPFR, translated from the coding sequence ATGAAACTCAAAGGCGCTATCCTGGCCGCGACCGCCGCACTGGCGGTGTCCGCGGCCGCACAGGCGGCGACGCTGGACGACGTGAAGAACAAGGGCTTCGTTCAGTGCGGCGTTTCCACCGGCCTCGCCGGCTTCGCATTCACCGACGCCAATGGCAACTGGGACGGCTTCGACGTGGCGTTCTGCCGCGCGACCGCCGCAGCGATCTTCGGCGACAGCGAAGCGATCAAGTTCACGCCGACGACCGGCAAGACGCGCTTCACGGCGCTGGCCTCGGGCGAGGTGGATATCCTCTACCGCAACACGACCTGGACGCTGAGCCGCGACGTCGACCTGAAGTTCACCTTCCTGGGCGTGAACTATTATGACGGTCAGGGCTTCATGACCCGCAAGGGTCTGGGCGTGAAGTCGGCGAAGGAACTGGACGGCGCGACCGTCTGCATCCAGACCGGCACCACCACCGAGCTCAACCTGGCCGACTTCTTCCGCGCCAACAACATGAGCTACGAGCCGGTCCCGATCGAGACCAACGCCGAGGCGCAACAGAAGTATCTGGCCAACGCCTGCGACGTCTATACCACCGACGCCTCCGGCCTTGCCGCGACCCGCGCCACCTTCGAGAATCCGGGCGAGCACATCATCCTGCCCGAGATCATCTCCAAGGAGCCGCTGGGCCCGCTGGTCCGTCACGGCGACTCGGCATGGGCCGACGTCGGCCGCTGGGTGCTGAACGCGCTGATCATCGCCGAGGAGAAGGGCATCACCAAGGCGAACGTCATGGAGAAGGCCGGGGGCACCGAAGACCCCGAGGTCAATCGCCTGCTCGGTACCGAAGGCAGCTATGGCGCAATGCTCGGCCTGCCGAATGACTGGGCCGTGAAGGCCATCGCCGCCAATGGCAACTATGGCGAGATCTTCGAGAAGTATGTCGGCGAAAGCACGCCGATCGGGCTGTCCCGCGGCCTGAACCAGTTGTGGACGAAGGGCGGTATTCTCTACGCTCCGCCGTTCCGCTAA